DNA from Macadamia integrifolia cultivar HAES 741 chromosome 12, SCU_Mint_v3, whole genome shotgun sequence:
ctgttttttcttttttacccggttcgtttaaaaaaaaaaaaaagatgaaaaaatgaaCCATGGACACCAAACGGAAGATTCCGTTTTCTTGTTACCGTAAAAcgaaaaaatgctagaaacgtttttttgactaccaaatgcaaccttagTCTTGGATAGTTCATTGCAGCTTAACCGTATCCCAACTATTTGGGTGTGGTTACATGACTTCCATTCCACCATTTCAGTCCAACTACTCATTTTTTATGGAAGATTTGGTATGATACTGTTTATAACCATGCAATTGTGAAATCCAACTCAGTTTTGTTATCATCTGTATATTTTCTTGTTCAAAGACTTTGAATCAGCCACTCAGAGAAGTCTTCAATGAATTTTGGTACACAACTGTGgttctattattttatgatttttatcaTTTGGGAGGGCTGGTCTCATGGTTTTCCTCACAAATTATGGTTGTAGTTGGGTGGTACCTAGTTTGTAGCATTCACAATTAGTTTCTTTGCTTCCTCAACTAAATATTcctattctaccaaaaaaaaaaaaaaaattcctctctCTGCTGCAGGGTCAATACAGGTCAACATTAGTTTGCCCTGTTTGCAAGAAAGTGTCTGTTACATTTGATCCATTCATGTACCTATCACTACCTCTACCTTCAACAACAATGCGGACAATGACTGTGACAATCTTGGGCACTGGTGGAACTGCACAGCCATGTCCAATAACAGTAACTGTGCCCAAGAATGGATATTGCAAGGATCTTATTCAGGCCTTGAGCAATGCTTGTTCCTTAAGGAGTGATGAGACCCTATTGGTATCTGAGGTATGATCTAATAAATTTGTTGAAATGAGTCAGACTTGCATGGAACTACAATTAGTTTGTGTACAGTGTGCATGTGCACACCTGGCCCAGGGGTTGCGTGGTttgccttgggacttgggagtagTAGTGGTGCATTAATACATTATTCCATTTTCAGTTTGTGTTGTAAGTATATGAATTTTTTTGCAGATATACACCAATCGCATTCTTCGTTATCTAGAGGAGCCATCTGATTCATTATCCTTGATTAGAGATGATGATCGGCTTGTCGCATATCGGTTACCAAAAGATCTTGACAGATTTCCTTTGGTTGTGTTCATGCATCAGCGGGTGGAGGAGTAAGCCATATATTGTTCTTATTATGATCTGATGTTAGCCTGGTGTTTTCTTCTTGATCTGGTTTCGTATGTAtgcattttatttcaattttaggTTGGTGGTAGTAGTgctttatattatttttaacaTGTTGAAGTGctactttattttattgatgaGTAAAAATCTACTGTCTACTAATTAGCTAATGACTGGAAACGCTACCAAATTATTCGGTATGCAGTTAGCATGTGTCTAAAGGAAGAAAATGTACACTATATGGTTAGGATATCCGTTAGTATAAATTACATCTTAACACTGTGAGACAGTTAATTACCAATCTGCTTGGGTTTTATTAGAGATAAATAGGTAGGAGAACAACTTGAGTGGGTTTGTACTTTGAACTGTGGAACTTGTTTCCTAAAATGTCCAGCCTTCgtactaaaaaggaaaaaaaagtttcaGATGAGTGGGTTGGGTGGACTCCAGAGCCAGCCGAGCATAATATGAGCTCTGAGATGAGTTTCAGCTATTTTATTACTTAAAGTTTCTGTGTGTGTATGTACTGATAcctatgataaaaaaaatataaataaggtTGTTAGACAAGTGATATGTGAACAAACGTGAGATTTGTATAATTTAAGGAAGAAGATACATGAGGATATACGATGTTGTATACAAACTTGACCATTCTTCGGTTTGAGatacatatatttttatatgtaTTAAGGATACATACTCTCTGTGCAAGCTTAATCCTTCTGGGGTTCAAGATACGTGTATTATATATAATAAGGATTATACATAGTATGTGCTCAGGTTTTAGGTTGGGCCAGAGTATTGGTTCCTGAAGGTGCTGGACCTTAAGCCCTGCTAGttctttttaattaaattttgtaATTAACTCAAAGAGGAATACTGCCTTAGTTATTTAGATTTATGAGCAATGGAGCAGTTCAAGTGTGTTATTTTTTCTGATTCGTTGTCCTTTATCTGTTTGAAACTAGCAGTTGTGGAGGGCTATTAAGTAAGTTGCTCATAATTTTGGCATGAAAATGGAGCATAGACATGTTTTTATCGCATTAGtgagggtgttaattggtttgttCCGGGTTTTTGGTTTCGTTCAGAATACCATCAGTACAAaatgaaccaaactgaaactgagCAAATTTTGATACCCTTAAACTGAAGCCGAACTGAATCGGTTCGTCCTATCATAGTTGGCAATGCGGCAAGGCGACCTCAGGTGGTGGAGGGTTCCTAAGCGCCTAGGAAACAAGGCGTTGCCTAGGTGACCCAGGCACCTaggtgttttttatttttttattttttttatttatatatttttattatatttatttttttccatcttttctaacattatttagtattctagatataccttgtatcataaaaaaatcaacattaagccatatcaagtcatcaaaattcaACATTAAGAcacattaagtcatcaaaaatcaatattaagtcacattaagttttccaaaattaacatttagagaaatcttcttgttctctaataagtttgacaggttaaatatatatattttttttacatgagactttttataATAGCTAGAGCACAAAACcggctttccaacaagtctaagattacataaatctaagttgtaatgacaaagttacgttccggtcaaacttattttaaagtgtgcgaatgTTAATATCGCctggaatgaaaataattttatggacatcaaaatagaagattattttaccgcaTTTTTggttttaacaatgttttaccactgtaagatttataaaatttcagaattgaTTAAAACCCAAGCATTTGAAGGTTAAAAATCGCcccaacaacaaaaaatccagtttttgttcttggtcGAGGgggttatttttttccttttggaatttgatttttaaactatttttattagattcaaataggtgggtatttgcttatttataaataatatcttaagtaaaaacatttaattaaatgatatttgacataaacaAATGTTGCGCCTTGCAGTAAGACGACAGTCGCCCAGACCCAAACTAGGCCGCCTGGATGCCTCAACAACTATGTTCCTATTCAGTTTCCCTCTTCCTCCTTCACCTCTCTCTCCACTGACTACCGTGATTCTGTATGCAATCTCTCTCAGGTTTTTCAGATGTAGGTTTCCAAGTTCCATTCCCATTTCAGCAACTCCCCTCCAAGTCCCTCTTCCTTCATGGTTCCCCTTTTCATCTCCTTTCCTCGTCCCtcttcctccctcccccctctcatgGGTATCTTTCCCCACTCAAGCTCAGAAAACCTTGAGAATAGAACTTGGGGTTTTCAGTTCCTGAGTTGGTTCTTCCCCAAATTGAGAACAAGAGGGTAAACTGAACACTAGATCTACTctttttgaggtttttttttttgcatgaaatCTACTCTTggcttccttttcctttcttcggAGGGCTATCTTCATCTCTTTTGGTGCCCTCGCAGCTGCCTTCTCTGCCTGCAAATAAACCacgtgagggtgagggtgagggtagTTGGGGATAAGAAGGAAAAGGGTTGGAGAGGGGGAGAATGGGATCAAGTAAAAGACTGTAGTAAGTTGGGGACCATGATTTGAGAAGGGaaaaatcaaattatttatGCTCATTTGTGTACCACACCcgttattttaattaataaacattacctttttgggttttggaggagcattattttagatttggttcgAGTGACACCTCATTCGTTTAGGTTCAAACTGGCAGTTTAGACTAAAATCAAAACCGAGCTGAATGAAATTCAatttccaaaaccaaaaccaaaccgaatttttcagtttgatttggttcagttttaaATGGCTGCTTTCAGTTACGGTTTTGATTCTGcttctaaattgacacccttatttaTTTGGTACTTGGCCATCTCTGTATGCCATATGTGCATTGTAACTGTGGTTTATTTCCCTGCTAAAGTAATTTAGCTTTTGTGGCTGTCTGACTGATTCCGTTGAAAGTAGATCATTTCATATATTGTATCCCTTTTATTCACTCGGAACTTTCTGATGTGAACGTTTATATTGTCAGGCAGTACATCCATGGGAAGGCGACCCATTGTATGAAGCCGTTTGGCATTCCTCTTGTATCAAGGCTCTGTAATGTTGTTAATGGATCAGATATCCGTGAACTTTTCCTGAAATTGCTGGAGCCATTTCTAATACACAATGACGGTGCCTTAGATGCTGTTGATGATATTGAAAACAAAGCAAAAGATGAAGTTACTCAGATGGATGATGTGACAAGCCTTTGTAGTGGTGGAAATACAGCTGATGAAATGGGTGATGGCCCGCTTTCTGATACTGAATTTCAGTTCTATCTGACAGATGGGAGGTGTACAGTAAAGGACTCGAAGATAGAAATGAATGAGCCAGTGGTGGTAACAGGGTCACCGAAGCGGTTTTTTGTGCTTGTGTCTTGGCCTAATGAAAAGATTGAGCTGTATGACACATGCATTCTCAGTTCATTACCTGAGGTCTTTAAGCCCAGCTTTATTATGAGAAGGCCTCAGGAATCTGTTTCTCTATATGCATGCCTCGAGGCATTTCTGAAGGAGGAGCCATTAGGACCAGAAGATATGTGGTGAGTATGTAGTGCCCTTTTAGAAGCATAATTACGTGGTTCTTTTATAAACTCAAGGTTTATACTGGTTGTTAGTAAAGTATCAAGCATGTTTAGTCTGCTGATAAGGAGATCCTGGATTATTGTCTGTTCTGGCAACCACAACTTGTTCTAGTTACTTGAAAATTTGATTGCTCATGTTCGTCATCATATGTATTCTTGTTTAACATTGTTTCAAATATTCAGGTTTGGTTACAAGAATCCTCTTTCGTTGTTGTGTTCTTTTAAGTGTTTTAAGCTTCTATTTAGTGTAATATTTTCTCTTTACATTGATTGATGCTCTTTTTTCCTTCCTGTCTTCTTTATAGAGGCGCATGTGATCTTCTTGATGAGTGCAGATATTGCCTTTTTCAACATGAAGAGCACATATCAAACATTCCTATATACTATCACCAATTGGGGATACATCCATGTTCTTGATTTCGCCATGATTTCCTTCTCATTTGTACTTCCTGTTTCTTCTTGGTTCACCATTAAGCATCCAATTCGTTTTGCATAAGAGGATTGTTCTTTTATTGGCTATCTTTCCATTCCGTGAAATCTAGTAGGTCATGTTGCCTTCTTTTAATCAAAAGGATGAATATACTGACCGTGAATGTTACATAAATTATTCAGATTTTCACGGTTTTTGCTCTGCCTCTTCTTTGCTCGTCTGTGGTCTGGCTTGTTTGATAATATTTATGTGCTAAACTTCAGGTACTGCCCTGGCTGCAAGAAGCATCGGCAAGCGAGCAAGAAACTAGATCTCTGGAGATTGCCAGAGATTCTTGTCATTCATCTAAAGAGGTTCTCATATAGCCGGTTCATGAAGAACAAACTTGAGACATTTGTCGACTTCCCcattcatggccttgacttgTCTACCTACATTGCTCACAATAACAGCCAGTTGTCCCATCGCTACATGCTATATGCAATTAGTAATCATTTTGGGGGCATGGGAGGTGGTCATTATACCGCCTTTGTCCATGTGAGTAGTATTTCTACCTTTTCTTGTTTTATCATGTTGGTTGTGTTGTCAAAGGCTTCATCtgtattgtttttccttttccattgtCAAAGTGAGGATATGTCAGAAATAGGACAGCTAAGATTTCTGTCGCCATGCTTTACCTTTTTCCTTGGTATGGCTTTGATATCTATTGATGTCTTCTTTAATGTgtgctcatctgaatctactAACTTCATCTTTTTCTTATGTAGCATGGGGGTACTCAGTGGTATGATTTTGATGACAGCCATGTTTTCCCTGTTAGTGAGGACAAGATAAAGACATCAGCTGCTTATGTTCTTTTTTACATGAGAGTCACAGATTCATAAAATCATATATACAAATAGGGTAACTTCTAACCATTGGAAACTATTAGAATTATCTGGATGgtcctcttcttttttggtagCTTTATGTGTATCATCTGACAGTAGCATTCTTTTGTTGTCGGCTCTGCATAGTTTGGATTAACCTACCGGCATATGGTTGAATAAGAAAGGTGGATTTTGAGAGTAATGTTGGTGGCATAGATGACTGTAATATAGTAACAGATAAGAGTTGAGAATTCTTACTTTATAGGCACTTCTATGTATCCACTGTAAGTTCTTTACGTTTATAACTTTCTATTAAACAAGAATCTACCCCCGATTTTTATATTTCTGAAAGGGATGGCAGCTTCAATCAAATTAAGATGTATTTGTTGATTATTCTTAGTGATCTGTCCTTCGTGAGTTTCTTGGTCATATAATTGCTATTTTTTGAATATT
Protein-coding regions in this window:
- the LOC122058180 gene encoding ubiquitin carboxyl-terminal hydrolase 8-like isoform X1, with product MDGSASNDFSDGAQRPSSEDERVYLVPYRWWKEAQESSPEDADEDRGILYTATSTSYGGPMRIINMFYSDIGFNLRREEESGKNDHAEEGVSGRDYALVPGEMWLQALKWHSDSSVAMKDGGTFLAAEDDIADVYPLQLRLSVIRETNLLAVKISKKDNAVELYKRAYKIFSIESELVRIWDFSGQINLLFVNDRNKLLKDSQRQSEEILLELQVYGLTDSMKCREGRKNETVVQQSKMAAGSSLFMNGSVGESGSLGLTGLQNLGNTCFMNSAIQCLAHTPKLVDYFLGDYRREINQDNPLGMDGELALAFGDLLQKLWAPGAAPVTPRVFKSKLAHFAPQFSGFNQHDSQELLAFLLDGLHEDLNRVKCKPYIEAKDADSRPDGEVADEYWQNHLARNDSIIVDVCQGQYRSTLVCPVCKKVSVTFDPFMYLSLPLPSTTMRTMTVTILGTGGTAQPCPITVTVPKNGYCKDLIQALSNACSLRSDETLLVSEIYTNRILRYLEEPSDSLSLIRDDDRLVAYRLPKDLDRFPLVVFMHQRVEEQYIHGKATHCMKPFGIPLVSRLCNVVNGSDIRELFLKLLEPFLIHNDGALDAVDDIENKAKDEVTQMDDVTSLCSGGNTADEMGDGPLSDTEFQFYLTDGRCTVKDSKIEMNEPVVVTGSPKRFFVLVSWPNEKIELYDTCILSSLPEVFKPSFIMRRPQESVSLYACLEAFLKEEPLGPEDMWYCPGCKKHRQASKKLDLWRLPEILVIHLKRFSYSRFMKNKLETFVDFPIHGLDLSTYIAHNNSQLSHRYMLYAISNHFGGMGGGHYTAFVHHGGTQWYDFDDSHVFPVSEDKIKTSAAYVLFYMRVTDS